The following coding sequences are from one Triticum aestivum cultivar Chinese Spring chromosome 5A, IWGSC CS RefSeq v2.1, whole genome shotgun sequence window:
- the LOC123102226 gene encoding stomatal closure-related actin-binding protein 1, with the protein MTWAATLDYGRKTKNEDIRPGPLRPANIIRNKFPTYKNGSNGIVIKLADGPEVPPLKEVVAKETEELLDRRQRFSVRELAMKFEKGLNTATLLSKEVKWRQVALLERDILLKNLKSVLESLRGQVTGKTKDEIEESISMVEILAVQLSKREAELIQQKTEVTELAKSLKLASEDAKRIVEEERVNANTEVESARSAVQRVQEALQEHEKMSKKTGKQDMEELKKEVRVARRIKMLHCPSKAMDLENEIKTLRKTFTEKSVDCVNLLKELELHKRLKGNEIPVFDLEGLQCLGSMLHIVCHNGTPVDFSNISVQWFRIHPKESNKEIISGATRPAYAPEPNDVGRYMQAEINFGGETAIAKTAGLVDPDAGLVDYVETLVRKPETEFNVVVLQLNGIDQPKEAVHVLNVGRLRMRLSKGKTVVAKEFYSSSMQLCGVRGGGEAASQAMFWRPRSDLSFAVAFETARERNTAIMLARRFAIDCNIILAGPGDKTPW; encoded by the exons ATGACCTGGGCAGCAACTCTTGATTATGGGCGCAAGACAAAGAATGAGGACATACGACCAGGGCCACTGCGTCCAGCAAATATCATAAGAAACAAATTTCCTACCTACAAGAACGGTTCAAACGGCATAGTGATCAAGCTGGCAGATGGCCCAGAAGTGCCGCCTCTGAAGGAGGTTGTTGCTAAGGAGACTGAGGAACTGCTTGATCGCCGTCAGCGCTTCTCAGTCCGTGAGCTTGCAATGAAGTTTGAGAAGGGACTCAACACTGCCACTCTGTTGTCTAAAGAG GTTAAATGGAGACAAGTGGCTTTGTTGGAGCGAGACATTCTCCTGAAAAATCTAAAGAGTGTATTGGAGTCACTGAGAGGTCAAGTCACGGGCAAAACTAAGGATGAAATTGAGGAGTCTATTTCTATG GTGGAAATTCTTGCAGTTCAGCTCTCCAAAAGAGAAGCTGAGTTGATTCAACAAAAAACAGAGGTCACAGAATTAGCGAAATCATTAAAGCTG GCTTCTGAAGATGCCAAgagaattgttgaagaagaaagagttAATGCCAATACGGAGGTAGAGAGTGCTAGGTCTGCAGTGCAAAGAGTTCAAGAAGCACTTCAGGAGcatgaaaagatgtccaaaaaaACTGGGAAGCAA GATATGGAGGAACTAAAGAAAGAAGTTAGAGTGGCCAGAAGAATAAAAATGCTGCATTGCCCTAGCAAG GCCATGGATCTAGAAAATGAAATCAAAACTTTACGTAAGACGTTTACTGAGAAGTCTGTGGATTGTGTCAATCTTTTGAAAGAG TTGGAACTGCACAAAAGACTAAAAGGAAACGAAATTCCCGTGTTCGATTTGGAGGGTCTCCAGTGCTTGGGTTCAATGCTACACATAGTTTGTCACAACGGTACTCCCGTGGATTTTTCAAATATTTCTGTCCAGTGGTTCCGGATACACCCAAAAGAAAGCAACAAAGAGATTATTTCAG GTGCCACAAGACCAGCATATGCTCCAGAGCCAAATGATGTTGGACGTTACATGCAAGCTGAAATCAATTTTGGGGGTGAAACTGCAATAGCAAAGACAGCTGGGCTAGTAGACCCTG ATGCTGGACTGGTGGATTATGTAGAGACACTCGTAAGAAAACCTGAAACTGAATTCAAT GTTGTTGTGCTTCAGTTGAATGGAATTGATCAGCCGAAAGAGGCTGTTCATGTTCTCAATGTTGGGAGATTGCGGATGAGACTTTCAAAAGGAAAGACAGTAGTTGCCAAAGAATTCTATTCCTCATCGATGCAG CTATGTGGTGTTCGAGGTGGTGGGGAAGCAGCCTCACAGGCAATGTTTTGGCGGCCCCGGAGTGACCTCAGCTTCGCCGTTGCCTTTGAAACAGCGAGAGAGCGGAACACCGCCATCATGCTGGCGCGGCGGTTCGCCATTGATTGCAAT ATCATCCTTGCAGGTCCAGGCGACAAGACTCCCTGGTGA